In Streptomyces qaidamensis, one DNA window encodes the following:
- a CDS encoding AAA family ATPase, producing the protein MCETHTSVVFFVGDHAYKLKKPVDLGFLDYTALASRRAACEREVTLNRRFAPDVYLGLGEIRSPDAEASEPLVVMRRMPSDRRLSRLVRERAAVDDILRGVARQVATWHAEAPRGRDVDAQGTRDALSSRWEASFEQVRALAADGLVPEGVAEVERLVRRYLAGRERLFASRIEQGRVVDGHGDLLAEDIFSLDDGPRVLDCLEFDDHLRYVDGLDDAAFLAMDLEQLGAPEAAAYFLARYSEYSGDPAPPSLWHHYVAYRAFVRAKVSLIQARQGAPDAETASRRLLSTTLRHLRTSAVGLTLVGGLPGSGKSTLAGALADRLGVTLLSSDRLRKELAGIPAEQRAAADYGEGLYTPEWTARTYATLLDRASALLSSGESVVLDATWHDAAQREAALQLAEHTSADLVALHCHVPGDVTAARLTTRASGISDAGLGIAAAMAAREPPWPEAVAVDTSGPLESAVARALTAVRPWGSGQAPVFRRPYMEPD; encoded by the coding sequence GTGTGCGAGACGCACACGTCCGTCGTGTTCTTCGTCGGCGACCACGCCTACAAGCTCAAGAAGCCGGTGGATCTGGGATTTCTTGACTACACCGCGCTGGCGTCCCGCCGAGCCGCGTGCGAACGCGAAGTCACTCTCAACCGCCGCTTCGCCCCCGACGTCTACCTGGGTCTGGGCGAGATCCGCAGCCCCGACGCGGAAGCGTCCGAACCGCTCGTGGTGATGCGCCGCATGCCCTCGGATCGCCGCCTGTCCCGACTGGTGCGGGAAAGGGCCGCCGTGGACGACATCCTGCGGGGCGTCGCCCGGCAGGTAGCGACGTGGCACGCGGAGGCCCCCCGCGGCCGGGACGTCGACGCACAGGGCACGCGGGATGCGCTGTCGTCCCGCTGGGAGGCCAGTTTCGAGCAGGTTCGCGCGCTGGCTGCCGACGGCTTGGTGCCCGAGGGCGTTGCGGAGGTGGAGCGGCTTGTGCGCCGTTATCTCGCCGGGCGCGAGCGTTTGTTCGCCTCACGTATCGAGCAGGGGCGGGTGGTCGACGGTCACGGTGATCTGCTCGCCGAAGACATCTTCAGCCTCGACGACGGTCCTCGCGTCCTGGACTGCCTGGAATTCGACGACCATCTGCGCTATGTCGACGGTCTCGACGACGCCGCCTTCCTCGCCATGGACCTGGAACAGCTCGGCGCCCCGGAGGCCGCCGCGTACTTCCTCGCCCGGTACAGCGAGTACTCCGGCGACCCCGCACCCCCTTCCCTGTGGCACCACTACGTCGCCTACCGCGCGTTCGTCCGCGCCAAGGTCTCCCTGATCCAGGCACGCCAGGGCGCGCCGGACGCGGAGACGGCGTCACGACGGCTGCTCTCGACGACGCTGCGCCATCTGCGCACCTCCGCCGTGGGCCTGACGCTCGTCGGCGGGCTGCCGGGCAGCGGGAAATCCACCCTCGCCGGGGCTCTGGCCGACCGGCTGGGGGTCACGCTGCTCAGCAGCGACCGCCTCCGCAAGGAGCTGGCGGGCATCCCCGCCGAGCAGCGCGCGGCCGCCGACTACGGCGAGGGCCTTTACACCCCCGAGTGGACGGCCAGAACCTACGCCACCCTGCTCGACCGTGCGTCCGCCCTGCTGTCCTCCGGCGAGTCCGTGGTGCTGGATGCCACCTGGCACGACGCGGCACAGCGCGAAGCGGCACTCCAACTGGCCGAACACACCAGCGCTGACCTGGTGGCCCTGCACTGCCACGTGCCGGGCGACGTGACAGCCGCCCGCCTGACCACGCGCGCCTCCGGAATCTCCGACGCCGGCCTCGGCATCGCCGCCGCCATGGCGGCCAGGGAACCGCCATGGCCGGAGGCGGTCGCGGTCGATACCAGCGGCCCGTTGGAGTCCGCGGTCGCCCGGGCGCTGACAGCCGTACGCCCGTGGGGCTCCGGCCAGGCCCCGGTCTTCCGCCGCCCCTACATGGAGCCGGACTGA
- a CDS encoding universal stress protein, whose amino-acid sequence MQPVLTVGLDGSPESLAAARWAADEAEKRKLTLRLLHAWPLLAPEPARVPSEVDQNYWAKRLVHTAQAELQARHPGLSVIGSLVAEDAENALVQAASESEALVLGSRGLESVASYFLGDISMPVVARAQRPVVLVRADTGEEGPVPAPGSRVVVAMKLRDSSESLLDFAFHTAAARGVSLLAVHGRSVPLHARVPWGVDHDVTEEMKRDAQKHLNKALRPWREKYPQVDVADSIRLASPAKAVVQAAEGATLLVVGRRAHRPGLAPHLGPVAQAAIHHGRCPVAVVPHD is encoded by the coding sequence ATGCAACCAGTCCTCACCGTGGGCCTCGACGGTTCACCCGAGAGCCTTGCGGCCGCCCGCTGGGCGGCCGACGAGGCCGAGAAGCGCAAGCTCACCCTGCGCCTGCTGCACGCGTGGCCGCTGCTGGCGCCGGAACCGGCCCGCGTCCCCTCCGAAGTCGATCAGAACTACTGGGCAAAGCGTCTCGTCCACACCGCACAGGCGGAGCTTCAGGCGCGCCATCCGGGCCTGTCCGTCATCGGGAGCCTGGTCGCCGAAGACGCCGAGAACGCTCTGGTGCAAGCGGCCTCGGAGTCCGAGGCACTCGTGCTCGGTTCACGAGGGCTGGAGTCTGTCGCAAGTTACTTCCTGGGCGACATCAGCATGCCGGTCGTCGCACGGGCCCAGCGGCCAGTGGTGCTGGTCCGCGCCGACACCGGGGAGGAGGGACCGGTCCCGGCACCCGGGAGCCGCGTGGTCGTGGCAATGAAGTTGCGCGATTCATCGGAAAGTCTGCTCGACTTCGCCTTCCACACGGCTGCGGCCAGGGGCGTGTCTCTTCTGGCCGTCCACGGCCGAAGCGTGCCACTCCATGCCCGCGTGCCCTGGGGTGTCGACCACGACGTCACCGAGGAGATGAAGCGGGACGCGCAGAAGCACCTGAACAAGGCGCTCCGCCCCTGGCGTGAGAAGTATCCGCAGGTGGACGTGGCCGACAGCATCCGTTTGGCAAGCCCGGCCAAAGCCGTCGTACAGGCCGCCGAGGGCGCCACGCTGCTGGTCGTCGGCCGACGCGCACACCGTCCGGGTCTGGCGCCCCACCTGGGTCCCGTCGCCCAGGCCGCCATCCACCATGGACGGTGCCCCGTCGCCGTCGTCCCTCATGACTGA
- a CDS encoding universal stress protein — MTIPLVVGVDGSEASLEAVDWAADEAVRHGVPLHLLHAAPRDHEVPDVIGHASERAVKGAPTVRLSSEVLNDDAASALVDKGRNAFALVLGSRGLGDLAGMLLGSVSLAVAARADCPVVVVRGAAEHRNTRFGSMVVGVEEGEGSGTAVQFALREAQVRRCRLVAVHAWSAQPGALTTPQAPSRYAREAHRRSPAQVLDDALHASEEQYHDARVSRRVVEGPPRQALLEAASEADLLVVGARRRQGHLGLQLGLTNHALLHHAPCPIAVVPRI, encoded by the coding sequence ATGACGATTCCCCTGGTGGTCGGCGTCGACGGGTCCGAGGCGAGCCTGGAGGCGGTGGACTGGGCCGCCGACGAGGCGGTCCGGCACGGAGTGCCACTCCACCTCCTGCACGCGGCGCCGCGGGATCACGAGGTGCCCGACGTCATCGGTCACGCCTCGGAACGTGCCGTCAAGGGGGCGCCCACGGTGCGGCTGTCGAGCGAGGTACTGAACGACGACGCGGCCTCCGCCCTGGTCGACAAGGGACGCAACGCCTTTGCTCTGGTGCTCGGCTCCCGGGGGCTCGGAGACCTCGCCGGGATGCTCCTGGGGTCGGTCAGCCTCGCCGTGGCGGCACGCGCGGACTGCCCGGTCGTCGTGGTCCGCGGCGCGGCGGAGCACCGGAATACCCGGTTCGGAAGCATGGTCGTAGGTGTCGAGGAGGGCGAGGGCAGCGGCACGGCCGTGCAGTTCGCCCTCCGCGAAGCTCAGGTGCGGCGCTGCCGGCTGGTCGCGGTACATGCCTGGAGCGCACAGCCGGGTGCCCTCACCACGCCTCAGGCCCCCTCGCGGTACGCCCGGGAAGCCCACCGCCGCTCGCCGGCACAGGTACTCGACGACGCCCTGCACGCCTCGGAGGAGCAGTACCACGACGCCCGGGTGAGTCGACGGGTGGTCGAGGGACCGCCACGCCAGGCACTCCTGGAAGCCGCGTCGGAGGCGGACCTGCTGGTCGTCGGGGCCCGTAGACGGCAGGGGCACCTGGGGCTGCAACTGGGCCTGACCAACCACGCGCTACTGCATCACGCGCCGTGCCCCATCGCGGTCGTTCCCCGGATATGA
- a CDS encoding alcohol dehydrogenase catalytic domain-containing protein: MRALVYHGPGQISWDPVPDPAIEEPTDAIVRVDAATVCGSDLRILRGDLPEVKPGTVLGHEAVGEVLEVGRDVHHVRPGDHVIMSAVSACGRCRECRDTKLGQCSGGGGWILGNLINGTQAELVRIPFADHSTHRRPWKVPLNEAVLLAELLPTAYEVGVRNGHVSPGDTVVVVGAGPVGLASVVIARLYSPRRIIVVDLSAERLEAAAGVGADAAEVPGKMIAELSEGPGADVVIEASGEPDGFVLATRAVRTGGHIANIGVHGKPVTLHLRSLWRKNLTISTGQVDTSSTRWLLELVRYGDLPISGLVTHTLPLDRMEDAYEAFAGGTTTGALKVVVHRE, encoded by the coding sequence GTGCGAGCGCTCGTCTACCACGGCCCCGGACAGATCTCCTGGGACCCCGTCCCGGACCCCGCGATCGAGGAGCCGACCGACGCGATCGTGCGCGTTGACGCCGCCACCGTCTGCGGCAGTGACCTGCGCATCCTGCGAGGCGATCTCCCCGAGGTGAAGCCGGGGACGGTCCTCGGGCACGAGGCCGTCGGCGAGGTTCTGGAGGTCGGACGCGACGTTCACCACGTGCGTCCCGGGGACCATGTGATCATGTCGGCCGTCTCGGCCTGCGGCCGCTGCCGGGAATGCCGTGACACCAAGCTCGGGCAGTGCAGCGGGGGCGGCGGATGGATCCTGGGCAATCTGATCAACGGGACCCAGGCCGAGCTGGTGCGGATTCCCTTCGCCGACCACTCCACCCACCGGCGGCCGTGGAAGGTCCCGCTGAACGAAGCGGTCCTGCTCGCAGAACTCCTCCCCACGGCCTACGAGGTCGGGGTGCGGAACGGCCACGTGAGCCCGGGTGACACCGTGGTCGTGGTCGGGGCGGGTCCCGTCGGTCTCGCCTCGGTGGTCATCGCGCGGCTGTACTCGCCCCGGCGGATCATCGTGGTGGACCTGTCCGCCGAGCGGCTCGAAGCCGCCGCCGGTGTGGGGGCCGATGCCGCCGAAGTGCCCGGCAAGATGATCGCCGAGCTGTCCGAGGGACCGGGTGCCGACGTGGTCATCGAGGCATCGGGCGAACCGGACGGCTTCGTTCTGGCTACCCGCGCCGTCCGTACCGGAGGGCACATCGCCAATATCGGGGTGCACGGCAAGCCGGTGACACTGCATCTCAGGTCCCTGTGGCGCAAGAACCTGACCATCAGCACCGGCCAGGTGGACACGTCCTCCACACGGTGGCTGCTGGAGCTGGTGAGGTACGGAGACCTGCCCATCTCCGGACTGGTCACCCACACCCTCCCCCTCGACCGGATGGAGGACGCCTACGAGGCGTTCGCCGGCGGCACCACCACGGGCGCTCTCAAGGTCGTAGTGCACCGCGAGTGA